Proteins from a genomic interval of Arachis hypogaea cultivar Tifrunner chromosome 10, arahy.Tifrunner.gnm2.J5K5, whole genome shotgun sequence:
- the LOC112716757 gene encoding 26S proteasome non-ATPase regulatory subunit 11 homolog, whose translation MASSHLAATTESLALAMEAKNPSEAISILYRVLEDPSSSSEALRMKEQAITNLTDLLRQENRGEDLRSLLTQLRPFFSLIPKAKTAKIVRGIIDAVAKIPGTSALQIALCKEMVQWTRAEKRTFLRQRVEARLAALLMETKEFSEALTLLSSLVKEVRRLDDKLLLVDIDLLESKLHFSLRNLPKAKAALTAARTAANAIYVPPAQQGAIDLQSGILHAEEKDYKTAYSYFFEAFESFNALEDPKAVFSLKYMLLCKIMVNQADDVGGIISSKAGLQYVGPDLDAMKAVADAHSKRSLKLFEITLRDYKVQLEEDPIVHRHLQSLYDTLLEQNLCRLIEPFSRVEIAHIAELIELPIDHVERKLSQMILDKKFAGTLDQGAGCLIIFDDPKTDAIYPATLETISNIGKVVDSLYVRSAKIMT comes from the coding sequence ATGGCTTCATCTCATCTTGCTGCAACAACTGAGTCACTTGCTCTTGCAATGGAGGCCAAAAACCCATCTGAAGCAATCTCCATTCTTTACCGTGTACTCGAGGATCCTTCTTCTTCATCCGAAGCTTTGCGTATGAAAGAGCAGGCCATCACAAACCTTACTGACCTTCTAAGACAAGAGAATAGGGGGGAGGATCTGCGCAGCCTTCTCACACAACTGAGGCCCTTTTTCTCCTTGATCCCTAAGGCAAAAACTGCAAAGATTGTCAGGGGAATAATTGACGCAGTTGCTAAAATTCCAGGGACATCTGCTCTTCAAATTGCACTCTGCAAAGAAATGGTGCAATGGACTCGTGCTGAGAAGCGTACGTTCTTGAGGCAGAGAGTTGAGGCAAGGCTTGCAGCACTTCTGATGGAAACTAAGGAGTTTTCAGAAGCTTTGACTTTACTCTCCAGCTTGGTCAAAGAGGTTAGAAGATTAGATGACAAGCTTCTACTTGTAGACATAGACTTGCTGGAAAGCAAGCTACACTTCTCATTAAGGAACCTTCCAAAGGCAAAAGCTGCACTCACAGCAGCAAGAACAGCTGCAAATGCTATTTATGTGCCGCCGGCACAGCAAGGTGCCATAGATCTGCAGAGTGGAATACTGCATGCTGAGGAGAAGGATTATAAAACTGCATATAGTTATTTCTTTGAAGCCTTTGAATCCTTCAATGCACTTGAAGATCCAAAGGCTGTTTTCAGCCTGAAATACATGTTGTTATGTAAGATCATGGTGAATCAAGCTGACGACGTTGGTGGAATCATATCCTCTAAAGCTGGTTTGCAATATGTCGGCCCTGACTTGGATGCAATGAAAGCTGTTGCAGATGCTCATTCTAAGCGCTCCCTGAAGTTATTCGAGATTACTCTGCGAGACTACAAGGTGCAGTTGGAGGAAGACCCAATCGTCCATAGGCACTTGCAATCCCTGTATGATACCCTTCTCGAGCAGAATCTTTGCAGGTTGATCGAGCCATTCTCAAGAGTTGAGATTGCACACATTGCGGAGCTCATTGAACTACCTATTGATCACGTGGAGCGGAAGTTGTCCCAGATGATATTGGACAAGAAGTTCGCTGGGACATTAGATCAAGGTGCCGGATGCCTCATCATATTTGATGACCCCAAGACAGATGCCATATATCCTGCAACTTTGGAAACCATTTCCAATATTGGGAAAGTTGTGGATAGTCTTTATGTTAGATCGGCCAAGATCATGACATGA